ggctttccttttccagcagatTAATTGAGGGAAAAGTTAACGTATTGTTTCATTCCGTATCTACTGGCAACTGATATTCAGCGATAACTGATACTCTGGATATTGTGGAGTCAAAGCTTTTCTCCTTCATGCAAATGGCATCGCACATTTGGTGTTGATAATGCGGAGGGATTTGGCCAGAATTCAAAGTGATCTAAGGATCCAAACTCATGAGactgattatttttcaaatctCATGTTTTCTAAGATGAACTGCAGCTCACGTTCCCTCACATCCTCCTGCATGCTTGTAGCCTTAGAAAATATCTGGTTCGTGTTTCAAACGGTCTGACTTTCTGATCACAAGGACTAGAATTTCCTGCtttgtacttcatttttatcattCAAAATTGCCCCGTAATCCTCAGTCTCTgaatgctgagcagtgctgcagacacCACAGCGCTGGGTACTGCAGGAGCCGCCCCTGTGAGAACCCCCCGAGCTTCTCCCAGCAGCGTGAGGCCGCTGGGGGCTGTACATGCAGCAGCCGCTGTGCCGCGGGCTACGTGCAGTACTGTAGGCCCTCACCAGACTGAGATGATGGAACCAGGGCTCTCATACTGATTTGGAGCAGCTCTGGTGGCAGAACATTCAAACAAATAAAGATACGGAAACATGGCAACATCTGTGtgcaaaagaaaggaatttgtcCAAAGTTGAAGTAAGTTTTGCCTCATTCTGTCTTTGGTAAAAACAAAGATAGATGTGTGACAGGcctcagattttattttgacCAACATACAGCCTATGCACAGCCCTCAGCTTCCAAATGAGCATtgtagggaggaaaaaataatgttaaagcCATATCCGGAAACAGAGGATCATCcaaagacacagaaacaaacagcccTGGAACCTTTTGGCCCAGTGTTTTGTTCCCCAACCCACCATCTGATGCCACACTGtactggaaatgctgagtcatggcctgaagcagtgattgagcacctggtaggaaaGCAGGGCCAACCtagggagctcaggtgcatgcaatgtacctgagtgattggaaggggtggagccaggatgcacctcttcccagacctcatttaagggttggcaatggaggtgagggtatctcaCGTGGAGATCTGTGCCTAATGgaggccttctaaaggtaagcagtttttctttctttgttcctttgtCTATGGCTGTTGTATTTGGGCTTGTTCTTAATTGCTGCAGCCTAGGGTTGTGCCACCCTGCTACTATTGCTGTACTTTTCACTGCATTACAGGATTATAGCATTACACACACACGAGCCATTCTGCAGTTTCTGTAAGCAGGGTTCATTTAAACTGGTCCAGTGGTTTAAGGTGGTGATATCCCTGAAGGCTCTTGCAAAGCCAAAATTATAAATTCTGTCTGTGTAGAGTAGGTTGgctttttcttacaaaaaaaaaagacaattcaCTAGTAATAACTTACATCAAACACTTAGAATAGAAAAATCATCGAGGATAATTCTCATGAAGGCTGTTCTAATGttaaatggaaataaactgACATTTTCACTCCCCTCAAGCAACtgaacaaaaaacccacatgtATGAAACAAAACTGTGTCATTTGCTTTGGAAAGACAGCTTAAAATTCCCATGTTTaactcaaacattttttttattaaagtatGAATGCATTTATGCTGCAGAATAGTTTACATACATTGTAAAGCAATAAGCATATTTTCAAGGGGTTTGGGCCCTCCTCAGTATATCTCCATGCTCAATCTACATGCTTCAACACTGGACTCGCACATACACACTCACATACAAACAtataaacccacaaaacacAGAGAGTGAGCTATCTGCTTCAATTAGCTTTCTTTTAAGGCTTCTGTAAGGTGCCCCAGTGCCCCTAACAGTACCACAATTACAAATAGCATTGTATAAAGGAGCAGCATTACTTGCAAAGTACTGATCTGCTCTTGGCCTTAAAAAATATCAAGTGAAAcaagtttttccttttatctgagTTTTATTAAACATCTGCATTTAAGAAAGGCATGATTCTTTATCTGTGAACAAGGAAAGGTATGAGAATCTTAACATGAGCTTCTCAACCAGAACAGATACTGAAATCTGGCTCTTACTGGACTTTTTCCTTCGATCTTTATGGTAATGCAGCCCTGGCTTCCTGACTAGGCAGCATCAGCTCCATCCAACCAGGGCCAACAGAACACAGAGTTGAGGCTATCATCTTCGTACCACTTCAGACCTGAGGTTGATAAGAAGTCACAGTTCAAACACTGACAATAAACCCAAGAGTCCCTCAACTCTTTACCAGTGGGCCACTCACTTGGGGAGCAAATAAGGGCTTGAAAATGCCCAAATAAGGGTGCTGGCTTGCTGTACTCCTAGTCACCATGGGAGTTTGGCCCACCCTTTTTGGTATCCTGCAGTCTGCAACTACTGGTGCTGAGTGAAAAAGGTGGCAGCAGGTATATTAAGAAAATAGGTacaatgaataaaataaaggatAGCATATGATATAATGTGTACATACAAGcatcttttttcattctttaatcTGTGAAATGTGAATTAACTGCAGAATGTCAGGCTGCTAGTCTAAAAGGCTATGTATGGCTGTCTTAGCCTATGTATGGTCAAATGATTTTTGTGATGCATCACAGAGAGAGATTCTTCAGGAGCTGTTAGGGCTTTCCAGGTCTACTTGCTCTTCTGCATCATTGTCAGCTCCCAGCTAGGAACACCAGAGGAGCAACTAATAATATTGCCTGTCCAGTCTTTTAAGATAAACAGGAATGACTCTACTTTGCAGTATGCACCTGAACTACAGAGATGAGAAAGGGACAGCAATGAGTGGGTGCAAGACATCTGGGGCAAAAGAGGGGGAagttttcttcctcatgtttccAACAGCAGCAGGTTTCAATGTAATGTATTTACTTCAATGATGCATATCTTTAGGTACCAAATTACTCTCTTGATTTAAAAAGCTAGTCAGCCAAGGGTTTGGCAGTCTTTTTGTTCCCCAACTTTATCTGTTGCTTATTCATCTATCAGCTCTGATTCCCTAGGCCATTTCTGCCTTTGCTGAATCATGAATGAGTTCAGTCAGCCATCATCAGATTCAAATCCATGAGACACTTCCTCTGATGAGCTATTCCTGTGGATCCGGCCATCACTTTTCATGCTGTGAAAAGTCTTCTTAAAGGCCTCCATCATGGCATGAGCCAGCTTCTTGGCCTCCAGCTTGCTCTCACACTCTACAGCATGGCAGTCCATCTGGTAGGACAAGTCATCGTTGATCTCCCTATAGACCCAAGCAAAGATGTTTGGGCTGATGTTGTGGTCAGCAGTGCAGTAGGCTATACGTGCTACCTGAAAGGTATCCATGTGGACTGTTGCCTCGCCTTTGAGGTCTAGATGATGCAGCCAGACTTGGAAAGGGCGAATTTCCAGAAGAGCATTAGCTGGGTAAATATCCTCCCTGGCAAGTGTATGCTTCTTCCATAATTCAATGACTGgtttctctgtgcagcctgacAAAAATTGCATCCCTGTTGTGGAAACTTTACCCAAATATGTAACCtgcaaagaagagcaaagaTAGGTGAAACACAGACACTAGATTCCACTGTTGCTTCCTCCTATCTCAGGGAACTTTCTTTTgcctggaaaataaaagcaactccCTGCCCACACTTCACTATAACCCCATCACTTAATAAAAAACTTCAAACTGGTTGCCAGGCATTTGTTTCTTCAAATGATTTCACCATTCAAATTCTAACACTAAAAATGTTCAGCCCCCAAATTTCAAGCGATTGCACTCTCTTCAGGTCACCTGTAAAATACCCAGGTTGACAGCCCATGCCCCTGTGCTCATGTTAGCAGGATCAGTCTCCAGGCAGCTGGGATGCTAACcactgtgttgttgttgttgttgtttgttattTCATACTGTATTCAGGTTACTTATTTGTCTCATATTTCAGGCACTAATAGTAGAAGTCAAGGGCATGGTCTCAGCAGAAGACTTACTTAAAACTGCTTAAATGTTTGGTTTCTCTACTGCTTCCCCTGTTTCTACTTAAGTATTAAGCCAGGAATTTCTCAAAACTGTTCAATACTCTGTCTTTGAAAAGGACTGAGCTACAGGGCTGAGACATTCCCTACACTGatttaagaaaataagcaataaaTCTAGCTTAATCACATCTTCTTAGCCTTTCTGGACAGctattttgagtatttttccttttatccagTCCACACAAAAAAGCAGTGAGGTTTTTCATGCCCTTACCCTATTTTGTTAACTGAAAGTCAAAGTCACTGAGTAGTCCCTATCAAAATGCCATATTAAGTCTGCAGAAAAAATTCCCCTAACTCCCTACAGCTGCTGAAGAAGCATTATTCCACTTACAGCTGAATGGAGGACTTCTTAATCTGGGAAAAGAGATTTCCTCCAGAAAAAGATAGAGCAATACTATGAAAATACAATTACACAGATTGTTCTCTTTATTGCTATTGTTAGAATGTTGCTTTTATGAACAAATATGtgaaagcaaaattatttctaaattagCTCTTGCAGCAGTTACTGTTTGAGAAAGAATGTGGTGCATTTCATGATGCCTTTTAATCTCCTGTGCATTTTACTCAAGGTGATTGGAGGAAAAGTAATCACCTATGCTTTCCAAGCTAATTCCTTCAAAATGTGGTATCATAGTACAGTACACAGCATCAgtagtcttttattttttttttacatgctttaaaaagattaaaagaaagaaatacaagtttgaaaacatcaaaaatCCACAAGGAGTACAAATTTAGTATTCCATGCAAACAAAATTTtccacaagaaaaatattttgctgctagTTTCATAGATTTTCTTAAGCTCAGAGACCTAAATTAAGTCATAATTAAGGAATAAGCTTACAAAACAGTACTGCAAGTCCATGTGGCTTAAACACTCCTGCcaaaaaagcaatttcataGCGCTGACATTTCAAAATAAGAAGTCTTATTCTTTGTCTATAAATATTGTTGCTCTGCACTGGGAATATTTCAAATCTTGTATGGCTTTATAATTTTTGGCACAGTGGGAACCGCACCAGCTAGAGCAGTTAGCGAGGCAAGACCTACCAGagttctgctttattttattagtGATGAGAGATGAGTTCCCTAAAGTACTGTACAGTAATGTAAGAGAAAACCTCAGAGCTCGTAATGCCAACTGAACACGTACAAAAAGCACATAAAAGAGCAAAGAGTATGTAGCTGCAACATACTGGGGGTAGTCTGACATACATCCACAGTCAGACTCTTTTGAAAAGATCAAGATCAACGTGCAACTTTGCATGTTCACAAGTACTCAGTGTATCCTCCAAAGGTTTGCTCAGTACCACTTCATATTTGCAAGCCAGATAGCAAAAGACTAACATGTGCTGCAAGTTAATTGTGCATCTGGGGTCAGATTCAAAGCCCACTGCAGCAATAGAAGTCCTTCACAGACTTCAAGGAGATCTGCACAAAGCCCTTCAACCCCGAGGAAAAGAGAATTAGCCTCCTGTTCACGCACTCTTTCACTGCCCAAACACTGCCCTGAATgcctggctgcaggagggatgcTGCCCCCGCTGCAGCATTTGTACCCCAGAGAAGACCAGGATTGCTTGGAGTGTGCAGAGAGGAACACCTCAGAGCTGAGCCCAAACCCTGAGCCCCCCCGAGAACAGCTACTGCAAGAGGCAGACACTGTAGCACTCTGAGGATGATCCCCAGGCGATGCCCAGTGGCGAGGGCTGTTCCTCCCCCTGCTGCCAACTGTGCCCTGACAGCTACCAGCTGCCACATGGGCTGCTCAGGTCTGGAGTTCAAAAGTAATTCCCTCAATAAAGTTATTAGATGAAGAAAAG
Above is a window of Gallus gallus isolate bGalGal1 chromosome 9, bGalGal1.mat.broiler.GRCg7b, whole genome shotgun sequence DNA encoding:
- the PID1 gene encoding PTB-containing, cubilin and LRP1-interacting protein isoform X3, with the protein product MLKTKLNVLTLRKEPLPTVIFHEPEAIELCTTTPLMKTRAHTGCKVTYLGKVSTTGMQFLSGCTEKPVIELWKKHTLAREDIYPANALLEIRPFQVWLHHLDLKGEATVHMDTFQVARIAYCTADHNISPNIFAWVYREINDDLSYQMDCHAVECESKLEAKKLAHAMMEAFKKTFHSMKSDGRIHRNSSSEEVSHGFESDDG
- the PID1 gene encoding PTB-containing, cubilin and LRP1-interacting protein isoform X1, with the translated sequence MASLCSVRGCGSPGGWSQATVTLACIVGLQCTLPFCFLQKDNLLSMAADIQPVYKIQTSCWRELHLQQTAVPDGPSRPSAVVGHQQHFQTMLKTKLNVLTLRKEPLPTVIFHEPEAIELCTTTPLMKTRAHTGCKVTYLGKVSTTGMQFLSGCTEKPVIELWKKHTLAREDIYPANALLEIRPFQVWLHHLDLKGEATVHMDTFQVARIAYCTADHNISPNIFAWVYREINDDLSYQMDCHAVECESKLEAKKLAHAMMEAFKKTFHSMKSDGRIHRNSSSEEVSHGFESDDG
- the PID1 gene encoding PTB-containing, cubilin and LRP1-interacting protein isoform X2 — translated: MSTFYKHFQTMLKTKLNVLTLRKEPLPTVIFHEPEAIELCTTTPLMKTRAHTGCKVTYLGKVSTTGMQFLSGCTEKPVIELWKKHTLAREDIYPANALLEIRPFQVWLHHLDLKGEATVHMDTFQVARIAYCTADHNISPNIFAWVYREINDDLSYQMDCHAVECESKLEAKKLAHAMMEAFKKTFHSMKSDGRIHRNSSSEEVSHGFESDDG
- the PID1 gene encoding PTB-containing, cubilin and LRP1-interacting protein, producing MWQPATERLQHFQTMLKTKLNVLTLRKEPLPTVIFHEPEAIELCTTTPLMKTRAHTGCKVTYLGKVSTTGMQFLSGCTEKPVIELWKKHTLAREDIYPANALLEIRPFQVWLHHLDLKGEATVHMDTFQVARIAYCTADHNISPNIFAWVYREINDDLSYQMDCHAVECESKLEAKKLAHAMMEAFKKTFHSMKSDGRIHRNSSSEEVSHGFESDDG